GGCCGCCAGCATGCCACCGACGAAGCAGCCGATGCTGCCGGCCCCTGCGACACCGATGGTACGGCCCGAATTCATTCGCCATTCATCCCCGTTGCGCCAGGTTCTAAATTGGAGCTTCGATAGCAGAACGGCCGGCCGGTGCCTATTGAACGGGCCGGGTGCTTTCCAGCCGCGCCTTGTAACCGTCATGGGCCACCGTTATGTTTCGCATGCGGGGGCTGTAAGGCTTGAGGAGACGACTATGGGTTTACTCGACGTACTGAACGGCATGCAGAACGGCCCGCGTGGGCCCAGCGCTCCAAGCGACCCATCCGACAAAAGCGGTATGTCGCCGATGACGATGGCTATCCTGGCGCTGCTGGCCTGGAAAGCCGTCAAACATTTCGGCGGCAGCCAGCCTGGTGCGGCGCCGACGCAGGCTCCTCCGGCCAAATTGCCGGGCAACGTGACCGCCAGCCTGCCCGGCGGCGGCGGCCTCAGCGATGTCCTCAAGGGCGGACTGGGCGGCCTGCTCGCGGGTGGCGCAGCCGGCAGCGT
The Bradyrhizobium sp. KBS0727 genome window above contains:
- a CDS encoding YidB family protein → MGLLDVLNGMQNGPRGPSAPSDPSDKSGMSPMTMAILALLAWKAVKHFGGSQPGAAPTQAPPAKLPGNVTASLPGGGGLSDVLKGGLGGLLAGGAAGSVISGGLGDLLNQFQQKGHGDTASSWVSNGPNKQISPGDLANALGADQIDSLSAQSGMSRDELLKGLSQYLPDAINHLTPDGRLPNDSEVSGRI